In Arvicola amphibius chromosome 1, mArvAmp1.2, whole genome shotgun sequence, one DNA window encodes the following:
- the LOC119822864 gene encoding UDP-glucuronosyltransferase 2B7-like isoform X3 — translation MPVKWMSVLLLLQMSCYFRSGGCGKVLVWPLEYSHWMNLKIILDELVQRGHEVTVLRSSSSVFLDPKKASGLKYETFPTTTNNDKVEKFFTEWVNRWIYDVPKDSCWRYYPSFNILFGQFSDFILNLCRQAVSNKQLMAKLQESKFDVVFSDAIGPCGELIAEVLQVPFMYSLRFGNGYGLEKFSAGLSFPPSYVPIIMSKLSGQMSFMERVENMICLLYFDFFFESFPAKDWDPFFSEILGRPTTMVDTMKKAEMWLIRSYWDLEFPRPTLPNIEFVGGLHCKPAKPLPDEMEEFAQSSGEHGVVVFSLGSMIKNTTKERANTIASALAQIPQKVFWRYDGMEPDTLGPNTRIFKWIPQNDLLGTKCAL, via the exons ATGCCTGTGAAGTGGATGTCTgttctgctgctcctgcagatgAGTTGCTACTTCAGATCTGGGGGCTGTGGGAAGGTGTTGGTATGGCCATTGGAATACAGTCACTGGATGAATCTAAAGATAATTCTGGATGAACTTGTACAACGTGGCCATGAAGTGACAGTTCTGAGATCTTCATCTTCTGTATTTCTTGATCCCAAAAAAGCATCTGGTCTTAAATATGAGACATTCCCGACAACCACCAATAATGACAAAGTAGAAAAGTTTTTTACTGAATGGGTCAATAGGTGGATATATGATGTTCCAAAAGATTCATGTTGGAGATATTACCCATCGTTTAACATACTATTTGGgcaattttctgattttattttaaacctttgTAGACAAGCAGTTTCAAACAAACAACTTATGGCAAAACTACAGGAATCCAAGTTTGATGTTGTTTTTTCAGATGCTATTGGTCCCTGTGGTGAGCTGATAGCTGAGGTACTCCAAGTACCCTTTATGTATAGTCTTCGCTTTGGTAATGGCTATGGATTAGAAAAGTTTAGTGCGGGACTTTCATTCCCTCCCTCTTATGTGCCTATAATTATGTCAAAGTTAAGTGGTCAAATGTCCTTCATGGAGAGAGTAGAAAATATgatatgtttgttatattttgactttttctttgagTCATTTCCTGCTAAGGATTGGGATCCATTTTTCAGTGAAATTTTAG GAAGACCTACGACTATGGTTGACACaatgaagaaagcagaaatgtGGCTCATTCGCTCCTACTGGGATTTAGAGTTTCCTCGTCCAACCTTACCAAACATTGAGTTTGTTGGAGGACTCCACTGCAAACCTGCCAAACCCTTGCCTGAT GAAATGGAAGAGTTTGCACAGAGCTCTGGGGAACATGGTGTTGTGGTGTTTTCTCTGGGGTCAATgatcaaaaacacaacaaaagaaaggGCCAACACAATTGCATCAGCCCTTGCACAAATTCCACAAAAG GTGTTTTGGAGATATGATGGTATGGAACCAGATACCTTAGGTCCGAATACCAGGATTTTCAAGTGGATCCCCCAGAATGACCTTCTAG GAACAAAGTGTGCATTGTGA
- the LOC119822864 gene encoding UDP-glucuronosyltransferase 2B7-like isoform X4 → MPVKWMSVLLLLQMSCYFRSGGCGKVLVWPLEYSHWMNLKIILDELVQRGHEVTVLRSSSSVFLDPKKASGLKYETFPTTTNNDKVEKFFTEWVNRWIYDVPKDSCWRYYPSFNILFGQFSDFILNLCRQAVSNKQLMAKLQESKFDVVFSDAIGPCGELIAEVLQVPFMYSLRFGNGYGLEKFSAGLSFPPSYVPIIMSKLSGQMSFMERVENMICLLYFDFFFESFPAKDWDPFFSEILGRPTTMVDTMKKAEMWLIRSYWDLEFPRPTLPNIEFVGGLHCKPAKPLPDEMEEFAQSSGEHGVVVFSLGSMIKNTTKERANTIASALAQIPQKVFWRYDGMEPDTLGPNTRIFKWIPQNDLLAIKRM, encoded by the exons ATGCCTGTGAAGTGGATGTCTgttctgctgctcctgcagatgAGTTGCTACTTCAGATCTGGGGGCTGTGGGAAGGTGTTGGTATGGCCATTGGAATACAGTCACTGGATGAATCTAAAGATAATTCTGGATGAACTTGTACAACGTGGCCATGAAGTGACAGTTCTGAGATCTTCATCTTCTGTATTTCTTGATCCCAAAAAAGCATCTGGTCTTAAATATGAGACATTCCCGACAACCACCAATAATGACAAAGTAGAAAAGTTTTTTACTGAATGGGTCAATAGGTGGATATATGATGTTCCAAAAGATTCATGTTGGAGATATTACCCATCGTTTAACATACTATTTGGgcaattttctgattttattttaaacctttgTAGACAAGCAGTTTCAAACAAACAACTTATGGCAAAACTACAGGAATCCAAGTTTGATGTTGTTTTTTCAGATGCTATTGGTCCCTGTGGTGAGCTGATAGCTGAGGTACTCCAAGTACCCTTTATGTATAGTCTTCGCTTTGGTAATGGCTATGGATTAGAAAAGTTTAGTGCGGGACTTTCATTCCCTCCCTCTTATGTGCCTATAATTATGTCAAAGTTAAGTGGTCAAATGTCCTTCATGGAGAGAGTAGAAAATATgatatgtttgttatattttgactttttctttgagTCATTTCCTGCTAAGGATTGGGATCCATTTTTCAGTGAAATTTTAG GAAGACCTACGACTATGGTTGACACaatgaagaaagcagaaatgtGGCTCATTCGCTCCTACTGGGATTTAGAGTTTCCTCGTCCAACCTTACCAAACATTGAGTTTGTTGGAGGACTCCACTGCAAACCTGCCAAACCCTTGCCTGAT GAAATGGAAGAGTTTGCACAGAGCTCTGGGGAACATGGTGTTGTGGTGTTTTCTCTGGGGTCAATgatcaaaaacacaacaaaagaaaggGCCAACACAATTGCATCAGCCCTTGCACAAATTCCACAAAAG GTGTTTTGGAGATATGATGGTATGGAACCAGATACCTTAGGTCCGAATACCAGGATTTTCAAGTGGATCCCCCAGAATGACCTTCTAG ctATAAAAAGAATGTGA
- the LOC119822864 gene encoding UDP-glucuronosyltransferase 2B7-like isoform X2, translating to MPVKWMSVLLLLQMSCYFRSGGCGKVLVWPLEYSHWMNLKIILDELVQRGHEVTVLRSSSSVFLDPKKASGLKYETFPTTTNNDKVEKFFTEWVNRWIYDVPKDSCWRYYPSFNILFGQFSDFILNLCRQAVSNKQLMAKLQESKFDVVFSDAIGPCGELIAEVLQVPFMYSLRFGNGYGLEKFSAGLSFPPSYVPIIMSKLSGQMSFMERVENMICLLYFDFFFESFPAKDWDPFFSEILGRPTTMVDTMKKAEMWLIRSYWDLEFPRPTLPNIEFVGGLHCKPAKPLPDEMEEFAQSSGEHGVVVFSLGSMIKNTTKERANTIASALAQIPQKVFWRYDGMEPDTLGPNTRIFKWIPQNDLLGHPKTRVFVTHGGANGIYESIHHGVPMVGIPMFAEQYDNIAHMVAKGAAASVNFHTMTSSDLLNALEAVINNPSISYIFKSCVLKKFLMIHYLRSSLQPGGGGTCL from the exons ATGCCTGTGAAGTGGATGTCTgttctgctgctcctgcagatgAGTTGCTACTTCAGATCTGGGGGCTGTGGGAAGGTGTTGGTATGGCCATTGGAATACAGTCACTGGATGAATCTAAAGATAATTCTGGATGAACTTGTACAACGTGGCCATGAAGTGACAGTTCTGAGATCTTCATCTTCTGTATTTCTTGATCCCAAAAAAGCATCTGGTCTTAAATATGAGACATTCCCGACAACCACCAATAATGACAAAGTAGAAAAGTTTTTTACTGAATGGGTCAATAGGTGGATATATGATGTTCCAAAAGATTCATGTTGGAGATATTACCCATCGTTTAACATACTATTTGGgcaattttctgattttattttaaacctttgTAGACAAGCAGTTTCAAACAAACAACTTATGGCAAAACTACAGGAATCCAAGTTTGATGTTGTTTTTTCAGATGCTATTGGTCCCTGTGGTGAGCTGATAGCTGAGGTACTCCAAGTACCCTTTATGTATAGTCTTCGCTTTGGTAATGGCTATGGATTAGAAAAGTTTAGTGCGGGACTTTCATTCCCTCCCTCTTATGTGCCTATAATTATGTCAAAGTTAAGTGGTCAAATGTCCTTCATGGAGAGAGTAGAAAATATgatatgtttgttatattttgactttttctttgagTCATTTCCTGCTAAGGATTGGGATCCATTTTTCAGTGAAATTTTAG GAAGACCTACGACTATGGTTGACACaatgaagaaagcagaaatgtGGCTCATTCGCTCCTACTGGGATTTAGAGTTTCCTCGTCCAACCTTACCAAACATTGAGTTTGTTGGAGGACTCCACTGCAAACCTGCCAAACCCTTGCCTGAT GAAATGGAAGAGTTTGCACAGAGCTCTGGGGAACATGGTGTTGTGGTGTTTTCTCTGGGGTCAATgatcaaaaacacaacaaaagaaaggGCCAACACAATTGCATCAGCCCTTGCACAAATTCCACAAAAG GTGTTTTGGAGATATGATGGTATGGAACCAGATACCTTAGGTCCGAATACCAGGATTTTCAAGTGGATCCCCCAGAATGACCTTCTAG GTCATCCAAAAACTAGAGTTTTTGTAACTCATGGTGGAGCTAATGGCATTTATGAGTCAATTCATCATGGGGTCCCCATGGTTGGCATCCCTATGTTTGCAGAACAATATGATAACATTGCTCACATGGTGGCCAAAGGAGCAGCTGCTTCAGTAAATTTTCATACAATGACAAGTTCAGATTTGCTTAATGCCCTGGAGGCAGTCATTAACAATCCATC catttcttatatatttaaatcCTGTGTGTTGAAGAAGTTCTTGATGATACATTATTTAAGAAGTTCtttacagccaggcggtggtggcacatgcctttaa
- the LOC119822864 gene encoding UDP-glucuronosyltransferase 2B7-like isoform X5, giving the protein MVDTMKKAEMWLIRSYWDLEFPRPTLPNIEFVGGLHCKPAKPLPDEMEEFAQSSGEHGVVVFSLGSMIKNTTKERANTIASALAQIPQKVFWRYDGMEPDTLGPNTRIFKWIPQNDLLGHPKTRVFVTHGGANGIYESIHHGVPMVGIPMFAEQYDNIAHMVAKGAAASVNFHTMTSSDLLNALEAVINNPSYKKNVMWLSTIHHDQPMKPLDRAVFWVEYVMRHKGAKHLKPLAFNLTWYQYYSLDVIGFLLACVAATIFLTIKCCLFVYQFFVKKQKNKKE; this is encoded by the exons ATGGTTGACACaatgaagaaagcagaaatgtGGCTCATTCGCTCCTACTGGGATTTAGAGTTTCCTCGTCCAACCTTACCAAACATTGAGTTTGTTGGAGGACTCCACTGCAAACCTGCCAAACCCTTGCCTGAT GAAATGGAAGAGTTTGCACAGAGCTCTGGGGAACATGGTGTTGTGGTGTTTTCTCTGGGGTCAATgatcaaaaacacaacaaaagaaaggGCCAACACAATTGCATCAGCCCTTGCACAAATTCCACAAAAG GTGTTTTGGAGATATGATGGTATGGAACCAGATACCTTAGGTCCGAATACCAGGATTTTCAAGTGGATCCCCCAGAATGACCTTCTAG GTCATCCAAAAACTAGAGTTTTTGTAACTCATGGTGGAGCTAATGGCATTTATGAGTCAATTCATCATGGGGTCCCCATGGTTGGCATCCCTATGTTTGCAGAACAATATGATAACATTGCTCACATGGTGGCCAAAGGAGCAGCTGCTTCAGTAAATTTTCATACAATGACAAGTTCAGATTTGCTTAATGCCCTGGAGGCAGTCATTAACAATCCATC ctATAAAAAGAATGTGATGTGGTTATCAACCATTCACCATGACCAGCCCATGAAGCCCCTGGACAGAGCCGTCTTCTGGGTTGAGTATGTCATGCGCCACAAAGGAGCCAAGCACCTGAAGCCTCTTGCCTTTAACCTCACCTGGTACCAGTACTACTCTCTGGATGTGATTGGATTCCTCCTGGCCTGTGTGGCAGCTACAATTTTCCTCACTATAaaatgttgcttgtttgtttaccaATTCTTTGtaaagaagcaaaagaataaaaaggaatag
- the LOC119822864 gene encoding UDP-glucuronosyltransferase 2B7-like isoform X1, giving the protein MPVKWMSVLLLLQMSCYFRSGGCGKVLVWPLEYSHWMNLKIILDELVQRGHEVTVLRSSSSVFLDPKKASGLKYETFPTTTNNDKVEKFFTEWVNRWIYDVPKDSCWRYYPSFNILFGQFSDFILNLCRQAVSNKQLMAKLQESKFDVVFSDAIGPCGELIAEVLQVPFMYSLRFGNGYGLEKFSAGLSFPPSYVPIIMSKLSGQMSFMERVENMICLLYFDFFFESFPAKDWDPFFSEILGRPTTMVDTMKKAEMWLIRSYWDLEFPRPTLPNIEFVGGLHCKPAKPLPDEMEEFAQSSGEHGVVVFSLGSMIKNTTKERANTIASALAQIPQKVFWRYDGMEPDTLGPNTRIFKWIPQNDLLGHPKTRVFVTHGGANGIYESIHHGVPMVGIPMFAEQYDNIAHMVAKGAAASVNFHTMTSSDLLNALEAVINNPSYKKNVMWLSTIHHDQPMKPLDRAVFWVEYVMRHKGAKHLKPLAFNLTWYQYYSLDVIGFLLACVAATIFLTIKCCLFVYQFFVKKQKNKKE; this is encoded by the exons ATGCCTGTGAAGTGGATGTCTgttctgctgctcctgcagatgAGTTGCTACTTCAGATCTGGGGGCTGTGGGAAGGTGTTGGTATGGCCATTGGAATACAGTCACTGGATGAATCTAAAGATAATTCTGGATGAACTTGTACAACGTGGCCATGAAGTGACAGTTCTGAGATCTTCATCTTCTGTATTTCTTGATCCCAAAAAAGCATCTGGTCTTAAATATGAGACATTCCCGACAACCACCAATAATGACAAAGTAGAAAAGTTTTTTACTGAATGGGTCAATAGGTGGATATATGATGTTCCAAAAGATTCATGTTGGAGATATTACCCATCGTTTAACATACTATTTGGgcaattttctgattttattttaaacctttgTAGACAAGCAGTTTCAAACAAACAACTTATGGCAAAACTACAGGAATCCAAGTTTGATGTTGTTTTTTCAGATGCTATTGGTCCCTGTGGTGAGCTGATAGCTGAGGTACTCCAAGTACCCTTTATGTATAGTCTTCGCTTTGGTAATGGCTATGGATTAGAAAAGTTTAGTGCGGGACTTTCATTCCCTCCCTCTTATGTGCCTATAATTATGTCAAAGTTAAGTGGTCAAATGTCCTTCATGGAGAGAGTAGAAAATATgatatgtttgttatattttgactttttctttgagTCATTTCCTGCTAAGGATTGGGATCCATTTTTCAGTGAAATTTTAG GAAGACCTACGACTATGGTTGACACaatgaagaaagcagaaatgtGGCTCATTCGCTCCTACTGGGATTTAGAGTTTCCTCGTCCAACCTTACCAAACATTGAGTTTGTTGGAGGACTCCACTGCAAACCTGCCAAACCCTTGCCTGAT GAAATGGAAGAGTTTGCACAGAGCTCTGGGGAACATGGTGTTGTGGTGTTTTCTCTGGGGTCAATgatcaaaaacacaacaaaagaaaggGCCAACACAATTGCATCAGCCCTTGCACAAATTCCACAAAAG GTGTTTTGGAGATATGATGGTATGGAACCAGATACCTTAGGTCCGAATACCAGGATTTTCAAGTGGATCCCCCAGAATGACCTTCTAG GTCATCCAAAAACTAGAGTTTTTGTAACTCATGGTGGAGCTAATGGCATTTATGAGTCAATTCATCATGGGGTCCCCATGGTTGGCATCCCTATGTTTGCAGAACAATATGATAACATTGCTCACATGGTGGCCAAAGGAGCAGCTGCTTCAGTAAATTTTCATACAATGACAAGTTCAGATTTGCTTAATGCCCTGGAGGCAGTCATTAACAATCCATC ctATAAAAAGAATGTGATGTGGTTATCAACCATTCACCATGACCAGCCCATGAAGCCCCTGGACAGAGCCGTCTTCTGGGTTGAGTATGTCATGCGCCACAAAGGAGCCAAGCACCTGAAGCCTCTTGCCTTTAACCTCACCTGGTACCAGTACTACTCTCTGGATGTGATTGGATTCCTCCTGGCCTGTGTGGCAGCTACAATTTTCCTCACTATAaaatgttgcttgtttgtttaccaATTCTTTGtaaagaagcaaaagaataaaaaggaatag